One segment of Streptomyces sp. YIM 121038 DNA contains the following:
- a CDS encoding alpha/beta fold hydrolase has translation MSRFQVYRAALPEVCAADPRRMVFTADADGRCEVFTWDAAARRARQVTDRPGGTLHGAIDRDARVWWFAEDARGVGHWRFQPFTGGPDRPGLAGVPDGTARGLAVTGGAIAAVGIGLDDGTAVHIGSRGGPGREVTRVDGPAALAGLTPAGDLLVLTRGADSPHAVTVLTPEGDAAAVLPGDGAHGRLWALGFAPAGPDATLLLVRERDDRYLLETWTPATGTVTHDWCAFDTQITARWYPEGRSVLIRQDRHGRSLLHRADLERRALDAVPAPPGTLLDAAPHPGGDLHTLWTDTAHPPRMAATAGTPLPPLGTVEGRVPGTLRDIRTPGPDGPVHTLLSLPEDGPGPYPAVFLVHGGPADHDRDAYDGTVHSLVASGFAVARVNYRGSTGYGPRWQRAFGDGVGHTQVADLTAVRADLVARGLIRPDATGLWGTSWGGYLVLLALGTRPGLWRAGVAVKPVADYAAAHASATPALRALDERLFGGTPEQVPARYAHSSPIRYAVDVQDPLLVVAATHDTKCPAAQVRSYLGVLHAVGARHESLWLDSGHDGYDGGDHVAVLRRAVLFLDRELRGTTPPRRPPPPGRGSAHRTAHQ, from the coding sequence CCGGGACGCCCGCGTCTGGTGGTTCGCCGAGGACGCCCGGGGCGTCGGCCACTGGCGGTTCCAGCCCTTCACCGGCGGCCCCGACCGGCCCGGACTCGCCGGCGTCCCGGACGGCACCGCGCGCGGCCTGGCCGTGACCGGCGGCGCCATCGCCGCCGTCGGCATCGGCCTGGACGACGGCACCGCCGTCCACATCGGGTCCCGGGGCGGCCCCGGCCGCGAGGTGACGCGCGTCGACGGGCCCGCCGCGCTCGCCGGACTCACCCCGGCGGGCGACCTGCTGGTCCTCACGCGCGGCGCCGACTCGCCCCACGCCGTCACGGTCCTCACCCCCGAAGGCGACGCCGCCGCGGTCCTGCCCGGGGACGGCGCGCACGGCAGGCTGTGGGCCCTCGGCTTCGCACCGGCGGGACCGGACGCCACCCTGCTCCTCGTCCGCGAGCGCGACGACCGCTATCTGCTGGAGACCTGGACCCCCGCCACCGGCACCGTGACGCACGACTGGTGCGCCTTCGACACCCAGATCACCGCCCGCTGGTACCCCGAAGGGCGCTCCGTCCTCATCCGCCAGGACCGCCACGGACGCTCCCTGCTGCACCGCGCCGACCTCGAACGGCGCGCCCTCGACGCCGTCCCCGCGCCACCCGGTACCCTGCTGGACGCCGCCCCGCACCCCGGCGGCGACCTGCACACCCTCTGGACCGACACGGCGCACCCGCCGCGGATGGCCGCCACCGCCGGCACACCGCTGCCGCCCCTCGGCACCGTCGAGGGCCGCGTACCCGGCACCCTGCGCGACATCCGCACGCCCGGCCCCGACGGCCCGGTGCACACCCTGCTCAGCCTCCCCGAGGACGGCCCCGGCCCCTACCCCGCCGTCTTCCTGGTGCACGGCGGCCCCGCCGATCACGACCGCGACGCCTACGACGGCACCGTGCACTCCCTGGTCGCCTCCGGCTTCGCCGTCGCCCGGGTCAACTACCGCGGCTCCACCGGCTACGGCCCCCGCTGGCAGCGCGCCTTCGGCGACGGCGTCGGCCACACCCAGGTCGCGGACCTCACCGCCGTGCGGGCCGACCTCGTCGCGCGCGGCCTGATCCGCCCCGACGCGACCGGCCTCTGGGGCACCTCCTGGGGCGGCTACCTCGTCCTGCTCGCCCTCGGCACCCGACCCGGCCTGTGGCGGGCGGGCGTCGCCGTGAAGCCGGTGGCCGACTACGCCGCCGCCCACGCCTCGGCCACCCCGGCCCTGCGCGCCCTGGACGAGCGGCTGTTCGGCGGCACCCCCGAGCAGGTCCCCGCACGCTACGCGCACAGCTCCCCGATCCGGTACGCCGTCGACGTACAGGATCCGCTGCTGGTCGTCGCCGCCACGCACGACACCAAATGCCCCGCCGCACAGGTCCGTTCCTACCTCGGCGTCCTCCACGCCGTCGGTGCCCGGCACGAGTCCCTCTGGCTGGACTCCGGGCACGACGGCTACGACGGCGGCGACCACGTGGCCGTGCTGCGCCGCGCGGTGCTCTTCCTCGACCGGGAGCTCCGCGGCACCACCCCACCCAGACGCCCCCCTCCGCCCGGAAGGGGGTCAGCTCACCGCACCGCCCATCAGTGA